The Vidua macroura isolate BioBank_ID:100142 chromosome 4, ASM2450914v1, whole genome shotgun sequence genome window below encodes:
- the RNF212 gene encoding probable E3 SUMO-protein ligase RNF212 isoform X1 — translation MAVSVFCNSCLCEPRAPTPRFCLTSCGHVFCEVCLQKGKKDECLVCKRACRTVVLSKETSPDIQSLFMPIDVLNKKYSKEISQVSEFQEKYRKRLLKYHKQKIAKLEESLKKVTQQIQQIQCMKPPEKTTPFSSTSRNPSIPSRKQNVYSSYSLHSSRPSTSETTEAMEIDPVPSPMRKLETPTGPTRLSVITPPQDGRMAGSVSYRSPQIALIRPSQSTGAGSTRSTPVVRLPHSACPSSSGSQSSRRGSWANSDFRTPQLYPFTSPSPQLSLPRQPITISGLLQRQQGSTNLGGRSAER, via the exons ATGGCCGTGTCTGTGTTCTGCAACTCCTGCCTGTGCGAGCCCCGCGCCCCCACGCCGCGGTTCTGCCTCACCAGCTGCGGCCACGTTTTCTGTGAGGTTTGCCTGCAGAAAG GCAAAAAAGATGAATGTTTGGTCTGTAAGAGGGCTTGTCGTACCGTAGTCCTTTCAAAAGAG ACAAGTCCTGATATTCAATCACTGTTCATGCCAATAGATGTGTTAAACAAGAAATACTCAAAAGAAATATCACAG gtttcagaatttcaagaaaaatatcGTAAGCGTTTATTAAAATATCACAAACAAAAG ATAGCAAAGCTGGAAGAGTCTCTCAAGAAAGTAACACAACAAATTCAACAGATACAATG TATGAAACCTCCTGAAAAAACGACACCATTTTCCAGTACAAGCAGAAATCCATCCA TTCCTTCAAGAAAACAGAATGTATATTCTTCATATTCTCTTCATTCAAGTCGCCCTTCCACTTCTGAAAC GACTGAGGCAATGGAGATTGATCCTGTACCTTCACCAATGAGGAAA CTGGAGACACCAACTGGTCCAACAAGATTATCAGTAATAACTCCACCACAGGATGGACGTATGG CAGGTAGTGTATCCTACAGGAGTCCTCAGATAGCTCTAATAAGGCCAAGTCAGAGTACTGGAGCAGGATCTACAAG ATCCACCCCTGTGGTGAGATTACCACATAGTGCTTGTCCATCATCATCTGGATCCCAAAGCAGTCGAAGGGGATCATGGGCTAATTCTGATTTCAGAACTCCTCAGCTGTACCCATTTACATCACCTTCCCCACAGCTGTCTCTGCCTAGGCAGCCAATCACTATCTCTGGACTTCTGCAAAGACAACAAG GATCAACTAATTTAGGAGGACGTTCAGCAGAGAGATGA
- the RNF212 gene encoding probable E3 SUMO-protein ligase RNF212 isoform X2 — MAVSVFCNSCLCEPRAPTPRFCLTSCGHVFCEVCLQKGKKDECLVCKRACRTVVLSKETSPDIQSLFMPIDVLNKKYSKEISQVSEFQEKYRKRLLKYHKQKIAKLEESLKKVTQQIQQIQCMKPPEKTTPFSSTSRNPSIPSRKQNVYSSYSLHSSRPSTSETTEAMEIDPVPSPMRKLETPTGPTRLSVITPPQDGRMGSVSYRSPQIALIRPSQSTGAGSTRSTPVVRLPHSACPSSSGSQSSRRGSWANSDFRTPQLYPFTSPSPQLSLPRQPITISGLLQRQQGSTNLGGRSAER; from the exons ATGGCCGTGTCTGTGTTCTGCAACTCCTGCCTGTGCGAGCCCCGCGCCCCCACGCCGCGGTTCTGCCTCACCAGCTGCGGCCACGTTTTCTGTGAGGTTTGCCTGCAGAAAG GCAAAAAAGATGAATGTTTGGTCTGTAAGAGGGCTTGTCGTACCGTAGTCCTTTCAAAAGAG ACAAGTCCTGATATTCAATCACTGTTCATGCCAATAGATGTGTTAAACAAGAAATACTCAAAAGAAATATCACAG gtttcagaatttcaagaaaaatatcGTAAGCGTTTATTAAAATATCACAAACAAAAG ATAGCAAAGCTGGAAGAGTCTCTCAAGAAAGTAACACAACAAATTCAACAGATACAATG TATGAAACCTCCTGAAAAAACGACACCATTTTCCAGTACAAGCAGAAATCCATCCA TTCCTTCAAGAAAACAGAATGTATATTCTTCATATTCTCTTCATTCAAGTCGCCCTTCCACTTCTGAAAC GACTGAGGCAATGGAGATTGATCCTGTACCTTCACCAATGAGGAAA CTGGAGACACCAACTGGTCCAACAAGATTATCAGTAATAACTCCACCACAGGATGGACGTATGG GTAGTGTATCCTACAGGAGTCCTCAGATAGCTCTAATAAGGCCAAGTCAGAGTACTGGAGCAGGATCTACAAG ATCCACCCCTGTGGTGAGATTACCACATAGTGCTTGTCCATCATCATCTGGATCCCAAAGCAGTCGAAGGGGATCATGGGCTAATTCTGATTTCAGAACTCCTCAGCTGTACCCATTTACATCACCTTCCCCACAGCTGTCTCTGCCTAGGCAGCCAATCACTATCTCTGGACTTCTGCAAAGACAACAAG GATCAACTAATTTAGGAGGACGTTCAGCAGAGAGATGA
- the RNF212 gene encoding probable E3 SUMO-protein ligase RNF212 isoform X3 yields the protein MTSPDIQSLFMPIDVLNKKYSKEISQVSEFQEKYRKRLLKYHKQKIAKLEESLKKVTQQIQQIQCMKPPEKTTPFSSTSRNPSIPSRKQNVYSSYSLHSSRPSTSETTEAMEIDPVPSPMRKLETPTGPTRLSVITPPQDGRMAGSVSYRSPQIALIRPSQSTGAGSTRSTPVVRLPHSACPSSSGSQSSRRGSWANSDFRTPQLYPFTSPSPQLSLPRQPITISGLLQRQQGSTNLGGRSAER from the exons ATG ACAAGTCCTGATATTCAATCACTGTTCATGCCAATAGATGTGTTAAACAAGAAATACTCAAAAGAAATATCACAG gtttcagaatttcaagaaaaatatcGTAAGCGTTTATTAAAATATCACAAACAAAAG ATAGCAAAGCTGGAAGAGTCTCTCAAGAAAGTAACACAACAAATTCAACAGATACAATG TATGAAACCTCCTGAAAAAACGACACCATTTTCCAGTACAAGCAGAAATCCATCCA TTCCTTCAAGAAAACAGAATGTATATTCTTCATATTCTCTTCATTCAAGTCGCCCTTCCACTTCTGAAAC GACTGAGGCAATGGAGATTGATCCTGTACCTTCACCAATGAGGAAA CTGGAGACACCAACTGGTCCAACAAGATTATCAGTAATAACTCCACCACAGGATGGACGTATGG CAGGTAGTGTATCCTACAGGAGTCCTCAGATAGCTCTAATAAGGCCAAGTCAGAGTACTGGAGCAGGATCTACAAG ATCCACCCCTGTGGTGAGATTACCACATAGTGCTTGTCCATCATCATCTGGATCCCAAAGCAGTCGAAGGGGATCATGGGCTAATTCTGATTTCAGAACTCCTCAGCTGTACCCATTTACATCACCTTCCCCACAGCTGTCTCTGCCTAGGCAGCCAATCACTATCTCTGGACTTCTGCAAAGACAACAAG GATCAACTAATTTAGGAGGACGTTCAGCAGAGAGATGA